A single region of the Amia ocellicauda isolate fAmiCal2 chromosome 8, fAmiCal2.hap1, whole genome shotgun sequence genome encodes:
- the LOC136755295 gene encoding growth/differentiation factor 15-like, protein MAAERLRRALALPPLTAQCSGNLKGQGRCELKSRSRLDWTAQNEIRIEAIKRGFLEQLGLNKPPSVERNATRTGEDTVYRADLHQVTQRLGNRGQRDRGVADTFLIQGMILEDNNQNGRQAKNTQWLVFDMSMCRQKDIEVKRAALSLDLNRWFNRSSSTVRVKIYQVLKPRLQERESHRLFVTSSVVRPHEAVHRITFDIEKAIKHCLAHAQESCSLELQFSSDIMSDSVWASVEIEGYVAIKIKRSRPRRRAASEGCRSNQKQCCRRAMRVSFEEIGWADWIEEPKVYNAYSCDGTCPPRYKADSAYTEIKSRMHLLSLGAVPGPCCVPVAYEPLTILHWSSEGKLTISTLDNMVVSKCSCS, encoded by the exons CTGTGAACTGAAGTCTCGGTCAAGGCTAGATTGGACGGCTCAAAATGAGATTAGAATAGAGGCCATCAAGAGAGGGTTTCTGGAGCAGCTTGGTCTCAACAAACCTCCTTCTGTGGAGAGGAATGCCACCAGGACCGGGGAGGATACGGTATACAGAGCAGACCTCCATCAGGTAACACAGAGACTGGGCAACAGGGGCCAGAGGGACAGAGGAGTCGCCGACACGTTTCTGATTCAAG GAATGATACTTGAAGACAACAATCAAAACGGCAGGCAAGCAAAGAACACCCAGTGGCTCGTATTCGATATGAGCATGTGCAGACAGAAGGACATAGAAGTGAAAAGGGCAGCTCTGAGTCTGGATTTAAATCGGTGGTTCAACAGAAGCAGTTCAACTGTCAGGGTTAAAATATACCAAGTGCTCAAACCCAGGCTGCAAGAAAGGGAGTCACACCGCTTGTTTGTAACCTCCAGTGTTGTAAGACCACATGAAGCCGTTCACAGAATTACATTTGACATTGAGAAAGCTATCAAACATTGCCTAGCACACGCACAGGAAAGCTGCAGCCTTGAACTCCAGTTTTCCAGTGACATCATGTCGGACTCCGTCTGGGCCAGCGTAGAAATAGAAGGATATGTggccattaaaataaaaaggagtCGACCACGCAGACGAGCTGCCTCTGAAGGCTGCCGCAGCAATCAAAAGCAATGCTGCAGGCGGGCGATGCGAGTGTCGTTTGAGGAAATAGGTTGGGCAGACTGGATCGAGGAGCCCAAAGTGTACAATGCCTACAGCTGCGACGGCACGTGCCCGCCAAGGTACAAGGCCGACAGCGCTTACACTGAGATCAAGTCCAGGATGCACCTGCTCTCGCTTGGCGCCGTGCCGGGTCCCTGCTGTGTCCCGGTAGCCTATGAGCCCTTAACCATCCTGCACTGGAGCAGTGAAGGCAAATTGACCATCTCCACTCTGGACAACATGGTGGTTTCTAAGTGCAGCTGCTCTTag